One genomic segment of Flagellimonas marinaquae includes these proteins:
- a CDS encoding TrmH family RNA methyltransferase, whose protein sequence is MVTKNQIKLVVSLKQKKYRSQHGLFVVEGEKVVNELLGAGIRPFKIFVDKADQIQKFGDAELVSKRDLKQMSSLVHPNGVLGVFYMIEFGTDDLQDWVVVLDAVRDPGNLGTIIRLCDWFGIQQLVCSKDTVDCYNPKVLQATMGSVARVNVVYTDLIGYFKNTSLPVYGAFMDGASVYGLDLPQKGILVMGNEANGISDEVDEYITSKIAIPQFGSASTESLNVATATGILLNEIRRR, encoded by the coding sequence ATGGTTACAAAAAACCAAATTAAACTAGTTGTTAGCTTAAAGCAAAAAAAGTACCGATCTCAACATGGACTCTTTGTTGTTGAAGGGGAAAAAGTTGTAAATGAGTTGCTGGGAGCGGGAATACGGCCGTTCAAAATTTTTGTGGACAAAGCCGATCAGATCCAAAAATTCGGGGATGCGGAATTGGTCTCCAAAAGGGATTTAAAGCAAATGAGCAGTTTGGTACATCCCAATGGTGTACTCGGTGTTTTTTATATGATTGAATTTGGGACTGATGACCTGCAAGATTGGGTAGTGGTTTTGGATGCTGTTCGTGACCCGGGCAATTTGGGTACCATTATCCGGTTGTGCGATTGGTTTGGAATACAGCAATTGGTTTGTTCCAAGGATACGGTGGATTGCTATAATCCCAAGGTTCTACAAGCGACTATGGGATCGGTTGCCAGGGTAAATGTTGTCTACACAGATTTGATCGGTTATTTTAAAAATACATCACTCCCTGTTTATGGGGCTTTTATGGACGGCGCCTCTGTTTATGGGCTTGATCTTCCACAAAAAGGAATATTGGTAATGGGTAACGAAGCCAATGGCATTTCCGATGAAGTGGATGAGTATATTACTTCTAAAATAGCCATTCCTCAATTTGGATCTGCCAGTACCGAAAGCTTAAATGTTGCCACGGCAACAGGTATCTTGCTAAACGAAATTAGAAGGCGATAA
- a CDS encoding BamA/TamA family outer membrane protein, whose amino-acid sequence MRGSLGLICNWAKIGLLFLLLCISGCNTLKKVGEDELLLTKNSIFVDDEKVNNSEIKGLISQKPNSSVLGYPLKLNLYNLAKENPDSSFQDWLNRKEKREKRLNKLLSEKQVNRLRESFMVSGASEFLKRIGEPPVIIDTAETNKSIRRLKAFYNSKGYFNNEGNYEIVDVKNKKASISYHITLNKPYIVDTVQKNITSPELDSIYLKTANKSLIKPGEQFDLDKFTLERERLTTLFRNSGVYNFQESSINYDVLRDTTVTADDQLMDVLLNINKFRSSSDSTDAGTPYKVARHKKINIYADYDINGTTDTLKSLAYENYNIYYSGKLRYKPKALTDAIFFKKDSLYRDLDRIRTYRQITNLNTFKYPNIEFIPDSTQTQLESNIYLAAKPKYSLNLNFDVTHSNIQQVGTAFSASVITRNVFGGAETLNVSARGSIGLLSDASLSNETFTSELGGDINITFPRIWFPLNTEKIIPYYMLPQSRLSVGTNFQRNIGLDKQSLNSILSYNWSPSDRLKNNIELLNVEFVRNVNTDNFYNVYRNTFSNLDDIADDFQDDPQYSEYFSAVENEGDEPRLDIPTGANNFAQDVLNGTLTVTEDDFQTVNSIEERRRRLTENNLIFASNFTHTKNSKSGINDLDFYQYRIKLESAGGMLSMLTNVIPFNKNEEGQNLVFGVPFSQYAKTEFDYIRHWKIGESQVIAFRSFTGLAIPYGNSDNVPFVRSYFAGGSNDNRAWNAYELGPGKTDNINDFNEANLKLAFNLEYRFPIAGDVKGALFADAGNIWNVFDNETNPDATFNGFSSLGDLALGTGLGLRYDFTYFVFRLDVGFKTYNPAKVGSDRWFDGYNFKRAVFNIGINYPF is encoded by the coding sequence ATGAGGGGTTCTTTAGGTCTAATCTGTAACTGGGCAAAAATAGGATTATTGTTTCTTTTGCTATGCATTTCGGGTTGCAATACCTTAAAAAAGGTTGGGGAGGATGAATTATTGCTCACCAAAAACTCCATTTTTGTTGATGATGAAAAAGTAAACAACAGTGAAATAAAGGGCCTAATTTCCCAGAAACCCAACAGCAGCGTACTGGGCTACCCTTTAAAATTGAATCTCTATAATCTGGCAAAGGAAAATCCAGACTCTTCTTTCCAGGATTGGCTTAACCGAAAAGAAAAAAGGGAGAAACGCCTAAACAAACTACTTTCCGAGAAACAGGTAAATCGATTACGCGAATCTTTTATGGTCTCTGGAGCCAGTGAATTCCTAAAAAGAATTGGCGAACCTCCGGTAATTATCGATACAGCGGAAACCAACAAGTCCATTAGGAGACTTAAAGCATTTTACAACAGTAAAGGGTATTTTAACAACGAGGGGAATTACGAAATAGTCGATGTAAAAAACAAGAAAGCTTCGATATCGTACCACATAACATTGAACAAACCCTACATCGTAGATACCGTTCAAAAAAATATTACTTCACCGGAACTGGATTCCATCTACCTAAAGACCGCCAACAAAAGTTTGATCAAACCAGGAGAACAATTTGATCTGGACAAATTTACATTGGAACGGGAACGGCTTACCACTCTTTTTCGTAATTCGGGGGTATATAATTTTCAGGAAAGTTCCATTAATTACGATGTTTTAAGGGACACCACCGTTACTGCAGATGACCAACTAATGGACGTGCTGCTCAACATCAATAAATTTAGAAGCTCCTCGGACAGCACTGATGCGGGCACTCCCTACAAAGTGGCGCGACATAAAAAAATAAACATTTATGCAGACTATGACATAAACGGCACCACCGACACCCTTAAAAGCCTGGCCTACGAAAACTATAATATTTACTATAGCGGAAAGCTCAGGTACAAGCCAAAAGCGCTTACCGATGCCATATTCTTTAAAAAAGACAGTTTGTATCGTGATCTCGACAGGATAAGGACCTATCGCCAGATCACCAACCTCAATACCTTTAAATATCCCAATATTGAGTTTATACCAGATTCCACTCAAACACAACTGGAATCCAACATATACCTTGCTGCCAAACCAAAATATTCGCTCAACCTAAATTTTGATGTAACCCACTCCAACATCCAACAAGTAGGAACCGCTTTTAGTGCTTCGGTAATTACCCGAAATGTTTTTGGGGGTGCCGAAACATTGAACGTTTCTGCAAGAGGATCCATAGGCCTGCTAAGTGATGCCTCCCTATCCAACGAAACCTTTACTTCTGAACTTGGCGGGGACATCAACATAACATTTCCCCGTATCTGGTTCCCGTTGAACACCGAAAAGATCATACCCTATTATATGCTGCCGCAAAGTCGTTTATCGGTAGGTACCAACTTCCAGCGGAACATTGGCCTGGACAAACAATCCCTAAATTCCATTTTATCCTATAATTGGTCCCCGTCCGATCGTCTTAAAAACAACATCGAACTGCTGAATGTCGAATTTGTACGCAACGTTAACACAGACAACTTCTATAATGTGTACCGAAACACTTTTTCCAATTTGGACGATATCGCGGATGATTTTCAGGACGACCCCCAATATTCCGAATATTTTAGTGCGGTGGAAAATGAAGGAGATGAACCACGACTTGATATCCCCACGGGTGCCAATAATTTTGCCCAAGATGTATTGAATGGGACACTTACCGTAACCGAAGATGATTTTCAAACCGTAAACAGTATAGAGGAAAGAAGAAGGAGATTAACAGAGAACAACCTCATTTTCGCTTCCAATTTTACACATACCAAAAACAGTAAATCCGGAATAAACGACCTTGACTTTTATCAATACCGAATCAAATTGGAGAGTGCCGGTGGTATGCTGTCCATGCTCACCAATGTAATCCCTTTTAATAAAAACGAAGAGGGCCAGAACCTAGTTTTCGGGGTACCCTTTTCACAATATGCCAAAACCGAGTTCGATTATATACGACACTGGAAAATTGGAGAATCCCAGGTAATCGCGTTCAGAAGTTTTACAGGACTGGCCATTCCCTACGGTAATTCGGACAACGTGCCCTTTGTTCGCAGTTATTTTGCAGGAGGTTCCAACGACAATAGGGCTTGGAACGCTTACGAACTGGGCCCTGGAAAAACCGACAACATCAACGACTTCAACGAGGCCAATCTCAAGCTGGCATTTAACCTGGAATATAGATTCCCGATCGCCGGCGACGTAAAAGGCGCTCTTTTTGCAGATGCAGGGAACATATGGAACGTTTTCGATAACGAAACCAACCCCGATGCCACATTCAATGGTTTTTCATCATTGGGCGACTTGGCCCTGGGAACTGGTCTCGGGCTTCGTTACGATTTCACCTACTTCGTATTTAGGCTGGATGTAGGTTTTAAGACCTACAATCCCGCCAAAGTTGGATCCGATCGCTGGTTCGATGGTTATAACTTTAAAAGAGCCGTCTTCAACATCGGAATCAATTATCCTTTCTAG
- the fbaA gene encoding class II fructose-bisphosphate aldolase: protein MSHNIKPGVATGDEVQAIFDHAKENGYALPAVNVIGSDSINAVMETAAALNSPVIIQFSNGGAQFNAGKGLSNEGQKAAILGAVAGAKHVHQLAEAYGATVILHTDHCAKKLLPWIDGLLDASEAHYKETGKSLFSSHMIDLSEEPIEENIEICKGYLERMSKMDMTLEIELGITGGEEDGVDNTDVDDSKLYTQPEEVAYAYEELSKVSLRFTIAAAFGNVHGVYKPGNVKLTPKILKNSQEFITEKYGVEHNHIDFVFHGGSGSTVEEIREAIGYGVIKMNIDTDLQYAFLEGVRDYIQGKSAYLQAQIGNPDGDDQPNKKYYDPRVWLREGEKTFSERLKKAFEDLNNINTL, encoded by the coding sequence ATGTCCCACAATATTAAGCCCGGTGTTGCTACCGGTGACGAAGTTCAAGCAATATTCGATCACGCCAAAGAAAATGGATATGCCCTACCAGCGGTCAATGTAATCGGATCGGATAGCATCAATGCCGTAATGGAAACTGCAGCAGCGTTGAACTCACCCGTAATCATTCAATTCTCAAACGGAGGCGCCCAGTTCAACGCAGGCAAAGGACTTTCCAACGAAGGTCAAAAAGCAGCCATTCTTGGAGCAGTGGCCGGAGCAAAACACGTTCATCAATTGGCAGAGGCCTACGGTGCAACCGTGATTCTGCATACAGACCACTGTGCCAAAAAATTGTTGCCTTGGATAGATGGCCTTTTGGATGCCAGCGAAGCACATTATAAAGAAACAGGAAAATCTTTGTTCAGTTCGCACATGATCGACCTTTCCGAAGAACCCATCGAGGAAAACATCGAAATCTGTAAAGGATATTTGGAGCGAATGAGCAAAATGGACATGACCTTGGAGATAGAATTGGGCATTACCGGGGGTGAAGAAGATGGTGTAGACAATACCGATGTGGACGACTCTAAATTGTACACACAGCCAGAGGAAGTAGCCTATGCCTATGAAGAACTTTCCAAAGTAAGTCTAAGATTTACCATTGCAGCTGCTTTTGGGAACGTACACGGTGTATACAAGCCCGGAAACGTAAAATTGACACCTAAAATCCTTAAGAACTCCCAAGAATTCATCACAGAAAAATATGGCGTGGAACACAACCATATCGATTTTGTATTCCACGGAGGTTCCGGTTCAACAGTTGAAGAAATCAGGGAAGCTATTGGTTACGGTGTTATTAAAATGAACATCGACACCGATTTACAATATGCTTTCTTGGAAGGCGTTAGGGATTACATCCAAGGTAAATCGGCATACCTTCAGGCCCAGATCGGAAATCCAGACGGTGACGACCAACCCAACAAAAAGTACTACGACCCTCGAGTTTGGCTCAGAGAAGGAGAAAAAACCTTTAGCGAACGCTTAAAAAAGGCCTTCGAAGACCTAAACAACATTAACACCTTATAA
- the accD gene encoding acetyl-CoA carboxylase, carboxyltransferase subunit beta — protein MSSWFKRKEKGIQTATEEKKDTPKGLWYKSPTGKIVEAEDLAKNFYVSPEDDYHVRIGSKEYFEILFDDNKFSELDTKMTSKDPLKFVDTKKYSDRLKAAQSKTGLKDAVRTAVGKSQGKDIVVACMDFSFIGGSMGSVVGEKISRAIDVAKRKKIPFVMISKSGGARMMEAALSLMQLAKTSAKLAQLAEAKIPYISLCTDPTTGGTTASYAMLGDINIAEPGALIGFAGPRVVKDTTGKDLPEGFQTSEFLKEHGFLDFITHRRDLKKKINLYIDLITNQPIRN, from the coding sequence ATGTCGTCTTGGTTTAAAAGAAAGGAAAAAGGAATACAAACAGCCACCGAGGAGAAAAAAGACACTCCCAAAGGGCTTTGGTACAAATCCCCTACCGGAAAGATCGTAGAAGCAGAAGATCTTGCCAAGAACTTTTACGTAAGTCCGGAAGATGACTATCACGTGAGGATAGGTAGCAAGGAGTACTTTGAAATACTTTTTGATGACAACAAGTTCAGTGAGCTCGACACAAAAATGACCTCCAAAGACCCCTTAAAGTTTGTGGATACCAAAAAATACTCCGACAGGCTTAAAGCAGCCCAAAGCAAAACAGGCTTAAAAGATGCCGTTAGAACTGCGGTTGGAAAATCGCAAGGAAAGGACATCGTTGTGGCCTGTATGGATTTTAGTTTTATTGGAGGCTCCATGGGCAGTGTTGTTGGTGAAAAAATATCGCGTGCCATCGATGTCGCCAAAAGGAAAAAAATCCCATTTGTGATGATTTCCAAATCTGGAGGGGCACGTATGATGGAAGCAGCTCTATCCTTGATGCAGTTAGCAAAGACATCGGCAAAATTGGCCCAATTGGCCGAAGCTAAAATACCTTACATATCGTTATGTACAGACCCTACAACGGGTGGTACAACAGCTTCCTATGCCATGTTGGGCGATATAAATATTGCAGAGCCAGGAGCACTGATCGGGTTTGCAGGACCTCGAGTGGTCAAGGATACTACGGGGAAAGACCTTCCCGAAGGGTTCCAAACCTCCGAATTCCTGAAAGAACATGGTTTCTTGGATTTCATTACCCATCGAAGGGATTTAAAGAAAAAAATCAACTTATACATTGATTTGATCACCAATCAACCCATAAGAAATTAA
- the rpsO gene encoding 30S ribosomal protein S15 → MYLTKEVKAEIFKKYGGSESNTGSTEGQIALFTHRINHLTGHLKRNHKDFNTERSLVALVGKRRSLLDYLKKKDIAKYRTLIKELGIRK, encoded by the coding sequence ATGTATTTAACGAAAGAAGTTAAAGCCGAGATTTTTAAAAAATACGGCGGCTCAGAGAGCAACACAGGTTCAACGGAAGGACAAATTGCATTGTTCACGCACCGAATCAACCATTTGACAGGTCACCTAAAAAGGAACCATAAGGATTTCAACACCGAACGTTCGTTGGTGGCATTGGTAGGTAAAAGACGTAGTCTTTTGGATTACCTAAAGAAAAAAGATATTGCAAAATACCGTACCTTGATCAAAGAACTAGGTATTAGAAAATAA
- a CDS encoding polyribonucleotide nucleotidyltransferase gives MIPKTFKEVIDLGDGREISIETGKLAKQAHGSVVVQSGKCMLLCTVVSNYKAADVDFLPLTVDYREKFAAAGRYPGGFFKREARPSDGEVLTMRLVDRVLRPLFPKDYHSETQVMIQLMSHDEDVMPDAMAGLAASAAIQLSDFPFECAISEVRVGRVNGEFIINPTREQLKESDIDMMIGASADSVMMVEGEMDEISEEEMVEAIKFAHEAIKVQCVAQEKLAEAFGKKEVREYEPEAEDEALQKKIHDMAYDKVYEVAKAGSSKHERGEAFAAIKEEIKASFSEEELEEIGDLVSKYYHKTEKEAVRNLTLNEGLRLDGRKTTDVRPIWCETDYLPSVHGSAIFTRGETQALATVTLGTSREANQIDMPSYEGEETFYLHYNFPPFSTGEARPIRGTSRREVGHGNLAQRALKGMIPEDCPYTVRVVSEVLESNGSSSMATVCSGTMALMDAGVQLKKPVSGIAMGLITDTETGKYAVLSDILGDEDHLGDMDFKVTGTADGITACQMDIKVKGLSYEILVKALMQAKDGRMHILGKLTETIAEPRPEVKSYAPKIVTRIIPGEYIGALIGKGGEVIQELQKTTNTTIVINEDPDTEEGIVEILGTDQNGIDAVLAKIDALMFKPEVGSVYEVKVIKMLDFGAVVEYTEAPGNEVLLHVSELAWERTENVSDVVNMGDVFDVKYFGLDPRTKKEKVSRKALLPKPEGYKERPPRTDGDRKGGDRRGGDRRGGNRDRKPRRD, from the coding sequence ATGATTCCAAAAACATTCAAAGAGGTCATAGACCTTGGTGACGGTAGAGAGATTTCTATCGAAACCGGAAAATTGGCAAAACAGGCCCACGGTTCTGTAGTTGTACAATCCGGCAAATGTATGCTATTGTGTACAGTTGTTTCCAACTATAAAGCCGCAGATGTCGACTTTTTGCCCCTAACCGTGGATTACCGCGAAAAATTTGCTGCCGCAGGGCGCTACCCTGGCGGTTTCTTTAAAAGAGAAGCAAGACCAAGTGACGGTGAGGTATTGACGATGCGCTTAGTGGACAGGGTATTGAGGCCATTGTTCCCAAAAGACTACCATTCCGAAACACAGGTAATGATCCAATTGATGTCTCACGACGAAGACGTTATGCCCGATGCAATGGCCGGTTTGGCAGCATCAGCCGCCATTCAACTTTCGGATTTCCCATTCGAATGTGCTATTTCGGAGGTTCGAGTAGGTAGGGTAAACGGTGAGTTCATCATCAACCCAACAAGGGAGCAATTGAAAGAATCCGACATTGATATGATGATCGGTGCTTCTGCAGATTCTGTTATGATGGTAGAAGGTGAAATGGACGAGATTTCCGAAGAGGAAATGGTAGAAGCCATCAAATTTGCACACGAAGCCATTAAAGTACAATGTGTAGCTCAGGAAAAATTGGCCGAAGCTTTCGGTAAAAAAGAAGTTCGCGAGTACGAGCCAGAAGCCGAGGACGAAGCGCTTCAGAAGAAAATCCACGACATGGCCTACGATAAGGTGTATGAAGTGGCCAAAGCAGGTTCTTCCAAGCATGAGCGTGGTGAAGCCTTTGCCGCCATTAAAGAAGAAATAAAAGCATCTTTCTCCGAAGAAGAGTTGGAAGAAATTGGCGACTTGGTTTCCAAATACTACCATAAGACCGAAAAAGAAGCCGTAAGAAACCTTACTTTGAACGAAGGGCTTCGATTGGACGGACGTAAAACAACAGATGTTAGACCGATCTGGTGCGAAACAGACTATCTGCCATCCGTACATGGTTCAGCCATCTTTACAAGAGGAGAAACACAGGCATTGGCAACGGTTACCTTAGGTACTTCCAGAGAGGCCAACCAAATAGATATGCCATCTTACGAAGGTGAAGAAACATTCTATTTGCACTACAACTTCCCTCCTTTCTCAACTGGCGAAGCACGACCAATCCGTGGTACTTCCCGTAGAGAGGTTGGACACGGTAACTTGGCACAACGTGCACTTAAAGGAATGATTCCAGAAGATTGTCCTTATACTGTTCGTGTAGTATCCGAAGTATTGGAATCCAATGGTTCATCCTCAATGGCAACCGTATGTTCGGGTACCATGGCGTTGATGGACGCCGGTGTTCAGTTGAAAAAACCTGTTTCCGGTATCGCCATGGGATTGATCACCGATACAGAAACTGGTAAATATGCCGTACTATCCGATATCTTGGGAGATGAAGACCACTTGGGAGACATGGACTTTAAAGTAACTGGTACTGCGGATGGTATCACTGCTTGCCAAATGGATATTAAAGTAAAAGGACTTTCTTACGAAATCTTGGTAAAAGCTTTGATGCAGGCCAAAGACGGAAGAATGCATATCTTGGGCAAACTAACCGAAACAATTGCCGAGCCAAGACCCGAAGTTAAATCCTACGCTCCAAAAATTGTTACCAGAATTATTCCTGGAGAATATATTGGAGCATTGATCGGCAAAGGTGGAGAAGTTATCCAAGAGCTTCAGAAAACAACCAACACTACAATTGTTATCAACGAAGACCCAGATACCGAAGAAGGTATTGTGGAAATCTTGGGAACCGATCAAAATGGTATCGATGCCGTATTGGCAAAAATCGATGCCTTGATGTTCAAACCTGAAGTAGGAAGTGTTTATGAGGTTAAAGTGATAAAAATGCTTGACTTCGGAGCAGTGGTGGAATATACAGAAGCACCGGGCAACGAAGTACTGCTTCACGTATCCGAATTGGCATGGGAACGCACTGAAAACGTATCCGATGTAGTGAACATGGGCGATGTTTTTGATGTAAAATACTTCGGTCTAGATCCAAGGACCAAGAAGGAAAAAGTATCAAGAAAGGCCTTGTTGCCAAAACCGGAAGGTTACAAAGAGCGTCCACCAAGAACCGACGGCGACCGTAAGGGTGGTGATCGTAGAGGCGGTGATCGTAGAGGCGGCAACAGAGATAGAAAGCCAAGAAGAGATTAG
- a CDS encoding sigma-70 family RNA polymerase sigma factor — MRQLKITKQVTNRETASLDKYLQEIGKVDLITADEEVELAQRIKAGDQVALEKLTKANLRFVVSVAKQYQNQGLTLPDLINEGNLGLIKAAQRFDETRGFKFISYAVWWIRQSILQALAEQSRIVRLPLNKIGSINKINKTFAFLEQAHERPPSAEEIAKELDMTVEDVKQSLKNSGRHVSMDAPLIDGEDSNLYDVLRSGESPNPDKELLHDSLRTEIERALETLTPREADVIRLYFGLAGQHSMTLEEIGETFDLTRERVRQIKEKAIRRLKHTSRSKILKTYLG; from the coding sequence ATGAGACAGTTAAAGATTACAAAACAGGTTACCAATAGGGAAACCGCATCGTTGGACAAGTATCTACAAGAAATCGGTAAGGTTGATTTGATTACCGCCGATGAAGAAGTAGAGTTGGCACAACGCATTAAAGCCGGCGATCAGGTAGCCTTGGAAAAATTAACTAAAGCCAACCTAAGGTTCGTGGTATCGGTTGCAAAGCAATACCAAAACCAAGGGTTAACACTGCCCGATTTGATCAATGAAGGCAATTTGGGACTTATCAAAGCAGCGCAACGTTTTGATGAAACCCGTGGATTTAAATTTATTTCATACGCTGTTTGGTGGATCCGCCAATCCATTTTGCAAGCTTTGGCAGAACAATCACGTATTGTTCGTTTGCCATTGAATAAGATCGGCTCCATCAATAAGATAAATAAAACTTTTGCTTTCTTGGAGCAAGCGCACGAGCGTCCACCATCTGCTGAGGAAATTGCCAAAGAATTGGACATGACCGTGGAAGATGTGAAACAATCCTTAAAGAACTCAGGCCGTCACGTATCAATGGATGCGCCTTTGATCGATGGCGAGGATTCCAACCTTTACGATGTGTTGCGTAGTGGCGAATCTCCAAACCCTGACAAGGAGCTTTTGCACGATTCGTTACGTACCGAAATTGAACGTGCCCTGGAAACCCTTACTCCTCGAGAAGCTGATGTAATAAGACTTTACTTTGGATTGGCCGGCCAACATTCCATGACGTTGGAAGAAATCGGAGAAACTTTTGATTTGACCCGCGAGCGAGTTCGTCAAATTAAAGAAAAGGCGATTAGAAGGTTGAAGCACACGTCAAGAAGTAAGATTTTAAAGACATATTTGGGGTAA
- the rpe gene encoding ribulose-phosphate 3-epimerase codes for MNKSMIAPSLLASDFANLQQEIEMVNQSEADWFHLDVMDGVFVPNISFGMPVVQAIAKYAKKPLDTHLMIVDPDRYIKTFADLGVHNLSVHYEACPHLHRTLQAIKAEGMKAGVAINPHTSVKLLEDTIQDIDLVIVMSVNPGFGGQSFIENTYQKVADLKELILKKNAATLIEIDGGVNANNAKKLVDAGADVLVAGSFVFKSDNPTETIKKLKAETA; via the coding sequence ATGAACAAATCAATGATCGCCCCCTCGTTATTGGCATCCGACTTTGCCAATCTTCAGCAAGAAATCGAAATGGTCAACCAAAGCGAAGCCGACTGGTTCCATTTGGACGTTATGGACGGTGTTTTTGTGCCCAACATCTCCTTTGGTATGCCAGTGGTGCAAGCGATTGCCAAATATGCAAAAAAGCCGTTGGACACACATTTAATGATTGTAGATCCAGACAGATATATCAAGACTTTTGCGGATCTTGGGGTTCATAATTTATCCGTCCACTACGAGGCCTGTCCCCATCTGCACAGAACACTGCAAGCCATAAAAGCGGAAGGTATGAAAGCCGGTGTGGCGATTAACCCACATACTTCCGTAAAATTATTGGAAGATACCATTCAGGATATCGATTTGGTCATTGTAATGAGTGTCAATCCCGGTTTTGGAGGCCAATCCTTTATAGAAAACACCTATCAGAAAGTAGCGGACCTAAAGGAATTGATCCTTAAGAAAAATGCCGCCACTTTAATTGAAATCGACGGCGGTGTCAATGCCAACAATGCCAAAAAACTGGTAGATGCCGGTGCCGATGTGTTGGTTGCCGGAAGTTTTGTATTTAAAAGCGATAACCCTACCGAAACCATTAAAAAACTAAAAGCAGAAACAGCGTAA
- a CDS encoding YpdA family putative bacillithiol disulfide reductase: protein MQEFDVIIIGGGPIGIACGLEAKKQGLSYIIIEKGTIVNSLFNYPVNMQFFSSSEKLEIDDIPFISKEAKPKRNEALEYYRRIVTSNQLDIHLFEKVTDTIKHGDFFVVKTDKNDYRAKNVVVATGFYDLPNKMNVPGEDLSKVSHYYNDPHYYASQKLAVVGASNSAIDAALECWRKGADVSLIIRGPEVGSRVKYWVRPDIINRIEEGSIKAYYNSTVKEIKPTEIVLNTPEGDLTLENDFVLALTGYMPNFAFLEKLGITLSSDPKRLPTYDPETMETNVEGLFLAGVICGGMETHKWFIENSRIHAPIIMKSIGQKLKSTTP, encoded by the coding sequence ATGCAGGAATTTGATGTCATCATCATCGGAGGTGGCCCTATTGGAATTGCATGCGGCCTCGAGGCCAAAAAACAGGGTTTATCCTATATCATAATAGAAAAAGGGACTATTGTAAACTCACTTTTCAATTATCCTGTGAACATGCAGTTTTTTTCTTCTTCGGAAAAATTGGAAATAGACGACATTCCCTTTATCAGCAAAGAGGCCAAACCCAAACGCAACGAAGCATTGGAGTACTATCGAAGAATTGTGACCTCCAACCAACTCGACATCCATCTATTTGAAAAAGTAACGGATACCATAAAGCACGGTGATTTTTTTGTGGTGAAGACTGACAAAAATGACTATCGGGCAAAAAATGTGGTCGTAGCGACCGGATTTTACGACTTACCCAACAAAATGAATGTTCCTGGAGAAGATTTATCCAAAGTCTCACATTATTACAACGACCCCCATTATTATGCCAGTCAAAAACTGGCGGTGGTAGGCGCAAGTAACTCCGCAATAGATGCTGCATTGGAATGTTGGCGAAAAGGCGCCGATGTATCCTTGATTATCCGTGGCCCAGAAGTAGGTTCAAGAGTTAAATATTGGGTACGTCCGGATATTATCAACCGAATCGAAGAAGGCAGCATAAAAGCATATTACAACTCCACGGTCAAGGAGATAAAACCAACGGAAATTGTACTAAATACCCCAGAAGGCGATTTAACGTTGGAAAATGATTTTGTTCTTGCGTTAACCGGATACATGCCCAACTTCGCCTTTTTGGAGAAACTTGGCATAACACTCTCCAGTGACCCCAAACGATTGCCGACCTACGATCCTGAAACGATGGAAACCAATGTTGAAGGTCTTTTTTTAGCGGGTGTGATCTGCGGAGGAATGGAAACCCATAAATGGTTTATAGAAAACTCTAGGATCCATGCGCCCATTATCATGAAAAGTATTGGACAAAAATTAAAGTCCACAACACCATAA
- a CDS encoding glutathione peroxidase, with protein MEFYNFEAERLDGTTESMKTYKGKTIIVVNTASKCGLTPQYEGLEDLYTKYKDQGLVVLGFPCNQFGNQEPGDANDIKEFCQINYGVSFPMFAKIDVNGNDTHPIFKYLKSELRGLLGGKVKWNFTKFVIDKNGKPVKRFAPISKPKAMESFISGIL; from the coding sequence ATGGAGTTTTACAATTTTGAAGCAGAACGATTGGACGGTACTACAGAATCCATGAAAACCTATAAAGGCAAAACCATTATTGTGGTGAATACTGCAAGTAAGTGTGGATTGACTCCGCAATACGAGGGCCTGGAAGACCTCTATACAAAATATAAGGACCAAGGATTGGTGGTTTTGGGGTTTCCATGCAATCAGTTTGGAAACCAAGAACCGGGAGACGCCAATGACATCAAGGAGTTTTGCCAAATAAACTACGGGGTCAGTTTTCCAATGTTTGCCAAAATCGATGTGAACGGCAACGACACACACCCGATCTTTAAATATTTAAAATCGGAATTAAGAGGATTGTTGGGAGGTAAGGTCAAATGGAACTTTACCAAGTTTGTAATAGACAAAAACGGAAAACCTGTAAAACGATTCGCGCCCATATCAAAACCAAAGGCCATGGAAAGTTTTATCAGTGGCATTTTATAA